In the Leptospira terpstrae serovar Hualin str. LT 11-33 = ATCC 700639 genome, GCCTTTATGGAATATGCCTTTATCGTCATGGTCGCGCTGATAGGAATCGAGATATTTGTTTCCTACATCAAAGGAAAACAATATTACCGATTGAATGTTCTCATTGCAGACGTGAGTACTGGTGTGATCTTTGCATTGATTGGAGTGGTCATCCTCCTCGGTGCCTTGTATGTATATGACCAAGTGGAAAGAAACTTTTCTCTCTCAACGCTTGGGTACAATTTTTTTCCACTGGAAAGCCCATTTCGTTTTTCGCCAAGTTTTTCTGTAAACTGGAAGGCTCTCGGAGCTTGGAGTTTTGCAGTTGTCTTTGCTGATTTTATCTATTACTGGTTTCATAGACATTGCCACGAAATCAATTTATTTTGGGCCACCCATGTCACCCACCACTCCACACAAGAAATGAATTTATCTGTGGCTTTTCGTGGAAACGGGTTACAAAGAATATTCGAATATATTTATTTTCTATCTATGGCAGTCCTTGGAATTCCCTGGCCAATGTTTTTACTCAGTCATAGAATTCTAAAAGTTTACCAATTTGTGGTCCACACTCGTTTTGTTGGGAAGTTAGGATTTTTAGAAGAGTTTATGGTGACTCCTTCCAACCACAGAGTTCACCATGGAATCCAACCAAAATACATTGACCGCAACCATGGTGGTATCTTTATCGTTTGGGATCGGATGTTTGGATCTTTTGAATGGGAAGCGGAAGAACCTATCTATGGTTTGACAAAACCAGTGAATTCTTTTAACCCCATCACGGTAAACCTACATGTATTCAAAGATATGTTCTTTCAAATTCTGAAATGTAAATCTTTGGGTGATGTATTGAAAACGGTATTTGGACCTCCTGGTTGGAAACCAACATACTTAATTACACCTGCGGATGCAGCTCCCGA is a window encoding:
- a CDS encoding sterol desaturase family protein; this translates as MNSDAFMEYAFIVMVALIGIEIFVSYIKGKQYYRLNVLIADVSTGVIFALIGVVILLGALYVYDQVERNFSLSTLGYNFFPLESPFRFSPSFSVNWKALGAWSFAVVFADFIYYWFHRHCHEINLFWATHVTHHSTQEMNLSVAFRGNGLQRIFEYIYFLSMAVLGIPWPMFLLSHRILKVYQFVVHTRFVGKLGFLEEFMVTPSNHRVHHGIQPKYIDRNHGGIFIVWDRMFGSFEWEAEEPIYGLTKPVNSFNPITVNLHVFKDMFFQILKCKSLGDVLKTVFGPPGWKPTYLITPADAAPEPNKVVKYDPKPPMGVMIYVALQAAVLMAVGLVIWKVAKINLEKDMVTLGILSIVIVFSLFSIDRTMEMKRWSRRTEVVRNVLFILAFVAALFYSNIPNIEIFAIPLIGLSFVSLVWIVIKRKTFFDLSNISNTWY